In the Tetrapisispora phaffii CBS 4417 chromosome 10, complete genome genome, ttcagacgtctcagctgacgtggtttcaatagaggattcggcggagctggtctcaTAAGGCCCAATagacgactcttcagacgtctcagctgacgtgctttcaatagaggattcggcggagctggtctcaGAAGACTCAATAGACGACACTTCAGACGTCTCGCCTGACGTGGTTTCAATTGACAAGTCAGCAGAGGTGACATCGGAAgactcaatggacgactcttcagacctCTCAGCTGACGTGCTTTCAATTGACGAGTCAGCAGAGGTGACATCGGAAGACGCAATagacgactcttcagacgtctcgCCTGACGTGGTTTCAATTGACAAGTCAGCGGAGGTGACATCAGAAgactcaatggacgactcttcagacgtctcgCCTGACGTggtttcaatagaggattcggcggagctggtctcaGAAGGctcaatggacgactcttcagacctctcagctgacgtgctttcaatagaggattcggtGGAGCTGGTCTCAGAAGGctcaatggacgactcttcagacgtttcagctgacgtgctttcaatagaggattcggtGGAGCTGGTCTCATAAGAGtcaatggacgactcttcagacgtctcgCCTGACGTGCTCacaatagaggattcggcggagctggtctcagaagactcaatggacgactcttcagacctCTCAGCTGACGTGCTTTCAATTGACAAGTCAGCGGAGGTGACATCAGAAGGCTCAATagacgactcttcagacgtctcagctgacgtgctttcaatagaggattcggcggagctggtctcagaagactcaatggacgactcttcagacctctcagctgacgtgctttcaatagaggattcggcggagctggtctcataagactcaatggacgactcttcagacgtctcgGCTGACGTGCCTTCAATTGACGAGTCAGCAGAGGTGACATCGGAACTCCcaatggacgactcttcagacctctcagctgacgtcctttcaatagaggattcggcggagctggtctcagaagactcaatggacgactcttcagacgtctcgCCTGACGTggtttcaatagaggattcggcggagctggtctcaGAAGACTCAATAGACGACACTTCAGACGTCTCGCCTGACGTGGTTTCAATTGACAAGTCAGCGGAGGTGACATCGGAAgactcaatggacgactcttcagacgtctcgCCTGACGTGGTTTCAATTGACAAGTCAGCGGAGGTGACATCGGAAgactcaatggacgactcttcagacctCTCAGCTGACGTGCTTTCAATTGACGAGTCAGCAGAGGTGACATCGGAAGACGCAATagacgactcttcagacgtctcgCCTGACGTGGTTTCAATTGACAAGTCAGCGGAGGTGACATCAGAAGGctcaatggacgactcttcagacgtctcgCCTGACGTGGTTTCAATTGACAAGTCAGGCGGAGGTGACATCAGAAGACTCAATGGAcactcttcagacgtctcgCCTGACGTGGTTTCAATTGACAAGTCAGCGGAGGTGACATCAGAAGGctcaatggacgactcttcagacgtttcagctgacgtgctttcaatagaggattcggtGGAGCTGGTCTCATAAGAGtcaatggacgactcttcagacgtttcagctgacgtgctttcaatagaggattcggtGGAGCTGGTCTCATAAGAGtcaatggacgactcttcagacgtctcgCCTGACGTggtttcaatagaggattcggcggagctggtctcagaagactcaatggacgactcttcagacgtctcaGCTGACGTGCTTTCAATTGACGAGTCAGCAGAGGTGAGATCAGAAGATTCTGTAGCAGATTCTGTAGTAACGGTAATTGAAGTTTGTTTTTCGGAGGTATGTTGTATTACACTGGTTTCTTCAGTCGATATTGTGGCGAGGGACGATTCTTCGGTACTCTGATGTTCGTTCGTTTCAGTTGTGCTAGTCTTTATGATAAAAATCACTTCAGTTGTCTCGGTTCCATCTTCACccgtatatatattactaaTGGTTGAGACTGTTACGTCTCCAGTTACCGTGCCGTCAATGTAAGTAGTAGTTGTGAAAATGTATGTTGGGTTATAAACAATGTATATTGTTTCTGTGGTTTCCAAACCATCATCTCCGATTATTGTGGTTGTTATAGAGTTGACCGTAGTCTGGAAAGAATTGCTCCATCCCGAATAAGATGTTGATTCTAAGGTTCTAATTGGTGTTTGAACCAAATAATAAGTTCCCGTAGTAGACGAACCATCTGCACCTGTTGTAACCGTTAAAAAGCTCGAAGTCGTAGAATAAGTGGCAGTCCACGGAACTGTTGTAGTATAATGTAATAAATTGGTTGGAATTGCAACATAATATGTTGTGTCTATGGTCTGTAAGCCATCGTCGCCTGTTACCGTCTTGATTTCAGTTGTAACCGTGTACTTTTCTGATCCTGAAAAGTTACTCGTAGTAGTTAATGTGGTTACAGCTGAAGAATAGGGGATTTGAACATAGTATATTATATCAGTGTGGAAATAAAAATCTGATCCAAAATAAGTTGTACTTGTGGAAACAGAGTAGGTGATATCGAATGCATCTGTTCCATAATCGGTCCCTTGGGTTTTTAATGTATAATAAACATATGAAGTTGGGGCATATATCAAAATGTGAGTGGCAGTAAATCCAAATAACGTTGTTAAAGAAGTAGAAAACCAACTGGTTACAGAACCAGTCCAAGGTACAAAGTTGGCTAGGTAATTCGAACTTGATACCGCAAcataataaattgttttcACATAAGTAAAACCCGCTTTATCTTCAAGCGTGGTATATGATGTGTCTATAGTAGTTGTACTTATCGATCCGGTAAGATACCAATCAAATGAGGATACCGTGCTGTAAACAAGATCACTTGGTAAGATTACGTAGTAAACCGTTTCGGTTGTGGTCAATCCTGTGTCGTCTGTATAATAGTAATAGGATGAAGACGTAATTCTGGTATAATCCGAAAAACTATATATTAGAGTAGATGTTACTGAAATGTGTAAAACTGATTCAGGAACCGCCACATAATACACAGTTTGGGTAGTAGTTAATCCATCGTCACCTACAACATACGAATAGGAAGTTGAATAGGTATCAATCAATGACTTATCTTGGCTGGCAACTGTTGCATATTTTGTCGTTAATTGTAGTTGATTAGAAGGAACAGCGATATAATAAACCGTTTCCACAGTGGTAAACCCATCTGTACCTATAATAGTCTGCATTTGAGTATTGCTTGTGTATCTTGCAGAAGCATCTGTGTCGACAGCACCGTATGTTTGCGTTACTACAGTAACAATAGGAATTTCAACATAGTAAGTGTAAAATAATGTTGACGTATAATCAGTACCAAATGTGCCCGATGAATCAGTCGAATATGATGAACTGGTTGTTTTGGCTGTATTTTGACTATATATTTCCGATGCTTTAGTTACAACTGGGAcgtaaatataataatctGTCAGTGTGAAATCACCATCGACATATGATGATACCGAATACCAAGAGGTAACACTTCCCGTCCaagttgaaaaatatgCCATCCAATTATAATCAAATGCCTGAACTACATAAATTGTTTCAGTAGTGGCTTCGCCATCTTCACCTTCAAAAACTGATAATGATATAGAAGTCGTATAGTCTGTATTCAGAAACCAGTTAGTTGTTGTGGTGGTTGTAGTTAATTCAGCTGCACTTACCAAGTTAAGTAGGTACTGATTgcataataataaacacAGTATGGCAACAGCACTATTTCTTAACTTGAGTGTAAGTTTGCtcattttataaaaatcaagaataaataattcttgttaaattttatcTGTGccagaaaataaaatataccAGAATGATTGAGCTTCTTGTTGATAAGATTAGTAAATGTTACtaa is a window encoding:
- the TPHA0J00100 gene encoding uncharacterized protein, which gives rise to MSKLTLKLRNSAVAILCLLLCNQYLLNLVSAAELTTTTTTTNWFLNTDYTTSISLSVFEGEDGEATTETIYVVQAFDYNWMAYFSTWTGSVTSWYSVSSYVDGDFTLTDYYIYVPVVTKASEIYSQNTAKTTSSSYSTDSSGTFGTDYTSTLFYTYYVEIPIVTVVTQTYGAVDTDASARYTSNTQMQTIIGTDGFTTVETVYYIAVPSNQLQLTTKYATVASQDKSLIDTYSTSYSYVVGDDGLTTTQTVYYVAVPESVLHISVTSTLIYSFSDYTRITSSSYYYYTDDTGLTTTETVYYVILPSDLVYSTVSSFDWYLTGSISTTTIDTSYTTLEDKAGFTYVKTIYYVAVSSSNYLANFVPWTGSVTSWFSTSLTTLFGFTATHILIYAPTSYVYYTLKTQGTDYGTDAFDITYSVSTSTTYFGSDFYFHTDIIYYVQIPYSSAVTTLTTTSNFSGSEKYTVTTEIKTVTGDDGLQTIDTTYYVAIPTNLLHYTTTVPWTATYSTTSSFLTVTTGADGSSTTGTYYLVQTPIRTLESTSYSGWSNSFQTTVNSITTTIIGDDGLETTETIYIVYNPTYIFTTTTYIDGTVTGDVTVSTISNIYTGEDGTETTEVIFIIKTSTTETNEHQSTEESSLATISTEETSVIQHTSEKQTSITVTTESATESSDLTSADSSIESTSAETSEESSIESSETSSAESSIETTSGETSEESSIDSYETSSTESSIESTSAETSEESSIDSYETSSTESSIESTSAETSEESSIEPSDVTSADLSIETTSGETSEECPLSLLMSPPPDLSIETTSGETSEESSIEPSDVTSADLSIETTSGETSEESSIASSDVTSADSSIESTSAERSEESSIESSDVTSADLSIETTSGETSEESSIESSDVTSADLSIETTSGETSEVSSIESSETSSAESSIETTSGETSEESSIESSETSSAESSIERTSAERSEESSIGSSDVTSADSSIEGTSAETSEESSIESYETSSAESSIESTSAERSEESSIESSETSSAESSIESTSAETSEESSIEPSDVTSADLSIESTSAERSEESSIESSETSSAESSIVSTSGETSEESSIDSYETSSTESSIESTSAETSEESSIEPSETSSTESSIESTSAERSEESSIEPSETSSAESSIETTSGETSEESSIESSDVTSADLSIETTSGETSEESSIASSDVTSADSSIESTSAERSEESSIESSDVTSADLSIETTSGETSEVSSIESSETSSAESSIESTSAETSEESSIGPYETSSAESSIETTSAETSEESSLESSETSSAESSIESTSGETSEESSIEPSDVTSADLSIETTSGETSEVSSIESSETSSAESSIESTSGETSEESSIESSDVTSADLSIETTSGETSEESSIESSETSSAESSIESTSAETSEESSIESSETSSAESSIETTSGETTEKSSLESSETSSAESSIESTSAERSEESSIDSSDVASAESSIESTSAETSEESSIESSGVTSAESSIESTSGETSEES